From the genome of Sulfurovum sp. NBC37-1, one region includes:
- a CDS encoding DUF2018 family protein translates to MNIFDDDDYMASSPRESYFSIAKTANQNITEMEIEKMFRRLAVAEKMLEEKGLDEELERQIKALVINEDVDRRLDSIFIEMMGNIVTQCE, encoded by the coding sequence ATGAATATATTTGATGATGATGATTATATGGCGAGTTCTCCCAGAGAGAGTTATTTCAGTATTGCCAAAACGGCCAATCAGAACATAACGGAGATGGAGATCGAAAAGATGTTCCGTCGTCTTGCCGTAGCTGAGAAGATGCTTGAAGAGAAAGGACTCGATGAGGAACTTGAAAGACAGATCAAAGCATTGGTGATCAATGAGGATGTTGACAGAAGACTTGATTCGATCTTCATTGAAATGATGGGTAATATCGTCACACAGTGTGAATAG